The Oryzias latipes chromosome 1, ASM223467v1 genome contains a region encoding:
- the LOC111947981 gene encoding uncharacterized protein LOC111947981: MTNSVVSVTGFMLVRADRSAAQSGKKKGGGLAVFVNDRWCNPNHITVKEQNCSKDIELVAVSVRPYYLPREFSHVLVVTVYVPPSADAAVACERVHSTVSQLQTQHPQALILISGDFNHACTPLSATLSNFTQYVNCHTRDKKTLDLFYANIKNAYASAPLPPLGRSDHNLVHLSSGYTPLVKQQKPQIKTVKIWTEEVTE; this comes from the coding sequence ATGACAAACTCCGTGGTCTCAGTTACTGGATTCATGCTGGTGCGGGCGGACCGGAGCGCGGCGCAGAGCGGAAAGAAGAAAGGCGGTGGTCTGGCGGTGTTCGTGAATGACAGGTGGTGTAACCCGAACCACATCACTGTGAAAGAACAGAACTGCAGCAAGGACATTGAACTGGTGGCAGTCAGCGTTCGGCCGTACTACCTTCCACGGGAGTTCTCCCATGTGCTGGTGGTGACTGTTTACGTCCCTCCGTCGGCTGACGCTGCTGTCGCTTGTGAGCGCGTGCACAGCACCgtgtcacagctgcagacacaacaccCGCAGGCCCTGATCCTGATTTCTGGGGACTTTAACCATGCATGCACCCCCCTCTCCGCCACCCTGTCCAACTTCACCCAGTATGTGAACTGTCATACGAGGGACAAAAAAACTCTGGACCTTTTCTATGCTAACATCAAGAATGCATAtgcttctgcccccctcccccctttaggACGCTCTGATCACAACCTGGTCCATCTCTCCTCTGGGTACACTCCATtggtgaaacagcagaaaccacagatTAAAACGGTGAAGATCTGGACTGAGGAGGTAACAGAGTGA